A window of the Carassius carassius unplaced genomic scaffold, fCarCar2.1 SCAFFOLD_75, whole genome shotgun sequence genome harbors these coding sequences:
- the LOC132134187 gene encoding regulator of G-protein signaling 22 has product MSRGFPGEFPDFPEITSENFEHSLSSDQSFVEFFNDFLLLPVFSVAVRYDGISAGFELLDHTAVCLSHRIRTALLEIRSRAVCEPSWTPAEPLRDNSYSVTRLDREQTVQWLKRDRLPFFLQSDCYLEFRLTKGLSQLSGDCSSPIMTFDLSSAVRSVHCALVCLQCCLLSARPFGRFSEEMDSSFICPNPARSEPDNCSSAHGRSRSSFLEFKRSLVDGPGENILHLWMDIERLKRLSARTKNRYLGWMKGQYVVSSSAAALSEQLLCRLGLNSATCWREERLREVQPRLSEILLLYWGQRFRLIMSGQGSCERGLSSSVCADTDPQAVCSCSDMRAELDGTEIQSLLEVLHTESRSGFFFTHFCQNSGPQLWENAVYFCSELLQYHQLFCQSRFDPYRTQRMAQLLYASYLSSGAQMSVGLSEEDRRAVLQRLSPPFEDLFDRAQDHALRVLLEPWTLLSERLRDAPHTVAQWQEMRYAEAELFQTLQTLYTHTQSRQQVTHLEHTPGAGLSEPYYSPSARVSSRSTGPGLWDKVPQEFRAVRLDSLLRNRMELQHFLSFLEENSASLELQCWLDVEQLKKSDGVLLEERNTSIKDKYFSSNFLFGPGSPATEEQQMKLLQMCGSQQCLQRDSVSLSVLSELQSLLHSRLETRWLPLFLSSSQFITRQQKKRHVNGSIPLVTDVEREQQPVIRQRRRRHVWRVSGGLMSLSQESVALRRALLNPVTCLQFQKFLSVRDDLLENDLLFWLEVQRYKDLCHSRCDDVALQRKVSIIISCFISSCVPPALQIHVPPDAAQRVMSQQRALGPYVFRETQACVFDELLKHWPDFVELRSDVGEEELQRVLDRETRSSRPTEEQDDSCSQEEEEDEAHVVADEEQNCGTDGTRAATYKISWSYTKHMAALEHEKTTSSSSSPTDQHTHTHRHSRHTSDQTKNQNEHRAEDRASTEQVTRVMYS; this is encoded by the exons ATGTCGCGGGGGTTTCCCGGTGAGTTTCCCG ATTTCCCTGAAATAACGAGCGAGAACTTT GAACACAGTCTCTCATCTGATCAGAGCTTCGTGGAGTTCTTCAACGACTTCCTGCTGCTTCCG GTGTTCTCTGTGGCCGTGAGGTATGATGGGATCTCTGCAGGCTTCGAGCTGCTGGATCACACTGCTGTGTGTCTGTCCCACCGGATCAGAACCGCTCTGCTGGAGATCCGGTCTAGAGCTGTGTGTGAGCCGAGCTGGACCCCTGCAGAACCCCTGCGAGACAACAGCTACAGCGTCACA CGTCTGGACCGAGAGCAGACCGTCCAGTGGCTGAAGAGAGACAGACTGCCCTTCTTCCTGCAGAGCGACTGTTACTTAGAGTTCAG GTTGACTAAAGGTCTGTCTCAGCTCAGTGGGGATTGCTCCTCTCCA atcatgacctttgacctgagtTCTGCTGTGAGGAGTGTGCACTGTGCTCTGGTGTGTTTGCAGTGCTGTCTTCTGTCTGCTCGGCCGTTTGGCAGATTTTCAGAGGAGATGGACAGCAGCTTCATCTGTCCGAACCCTGCAAGATCAGAGCCGGACAACTGCAGCTCAGCACACG GTCGTTCTCGATCCAGCTTTCTGGAGTTTAAGAGGTCTCTGGTCGACGGGCCGGGAGAGAATATTCTTCATCTGTGGATGGATATCGAACGACTGAAGAGACTCAGCGCCAGGACCAAGAACAG GTATTTAGGGTGGATGAAGGGTCAGTATGTGGTCAGCAGCAGCGCAGCGGCTCTGAGTGAACAGCTGCTGTGTAGACTGGGGTtaaacagcgccacctgctggagaGAGGAGCGACTGCGAGAGGTTCAGCCCCGTCTGTCAGAGATCCTGCTGCTGTACTG ggGTCAGCGCTTCCGCTTAATTATGTCGGGTCAGGGGTCATGTGAGCGAGGGTTGAGTTCTTCTGTCTGCGCAGACACTGATCCGCAGGCCGTCTGCTCCTGCAGTGATATGAGA gctgaGCTGGACGGCACTGAGATTCAGTCTCTGCTGGAGGTTCTACACACTGAATCCAGATCTGGTTTCTTTTTCACTCATTTCTGTCAGAATTCAGGACCGCAG ttgtgGGAAAATGCTGTGTATTTCTGCTCAGAACTACTGCAGTACCACCAGCTCTTCTGCCAGAGCAGATTTGATCCGTACAGAACACAGCGCATGgctcag TTGCTGTATGCCTCGTACCTGAGCAGCGGTGCTCAGATGAGCGTGGGCTTGAGCGAGGAGGACAGGAGAGCCGTCCTGCAGCGTCTGAGTCCCCCGTTCGAGGATCTGTTTGACCGGGCGCAGGATCATGCTCTGAGAGTCCTGCTGGAGCCATGGACGCTGCTATCAGAGAGACTCCGAGACGCTCCACACACT gTGGCGCAGTGGCAGGAGATGCGTTACGCCGAGGCTGAGCTCTTCCAGACTCTACAGActctgtacacacacactcagagcagaCAGCAGGTAACACACCtggagcacacacctggagctgGTCTGAGTGAGCCGTACTATAGTCCGTCTGCTCGTGTGTCCAGCAGGAGCACAGGA CCGGGGCTCTGGGACAAGGTTCCGCAGGAGTTCCGCGCGGTCCGTCTGGATTCCCTGCTGAGGAACCGCATGGAACTACAGCACTTCCTGTCCTTCCTGGAGGAGAATTCGGCCAG tctTGAGCTGCAGTGCTGGCTGGACGTGGAGCAGCTGAAGAAGAGTGATGGAGTGCTGCTGGAGGAGAGAAACACCAGCATCAAAGACAAATATTTCAGCAGTAACTTCCTGTTTGGACCCGGCAGCCCGGCCACTGAAGAACAGCAGATGAAG ttgctGCAGATGTGTGGTAGCCAGCAGTGTCTCCAGCGTGACTCCGTGTCTCTGTCTGTTCTCTCGGAGCTTCAGTCTCTGCTTCACAGTCGTTTAGAAACTCGATGGCTGCCGCTGTTTCTCTCGAGCTCACAGTTCATCACGCGTCAGCAGAAGAAG AGACATGTTAATGGCAGTATCCCTCTC gtcacAGACGTGGAGAGAGAGCAGCAGCCGGTCATCCGTCAGCGCAGGAGGAGACACGTCTGGAGG gtgTCTGGAGGTCTGATGAGCTTGTCTCAGGAGTCGGTGGCTCTGCGCAGGGCTCTGTTGAATCCCGTCACCTGTCTGCAGTTCCAGAAGTTTCTGTCTGTCCGAGATGATCTGCTGGAGAACGATCTGCTCTTCTGGCTGGAGGTTCAGAGATACAAG gatctGTGTCACTCCCGCTGTGATGACGTGGCGCTCCAGAGGAAGGTGTCCATCATCATCAGCTGCTTCATCAGTAGTTGTGTTCCGCCGGCGCTGCAGATCCACGTTCCTCCAGATGCAGCGCAGAGAGTCATGAGTCAGCAGCGAGCGCTCGGGCCGTACGTCTTCAGAGAGACACAG gcatGTGTGTTTGACGAGCTTCTCAAGCACTGGCCGGATTTCGTGGAGTTGCGCTCCGACGTCGGAGAGGAAGAACTTCAGCGAGTGCTGGACAGAGAGACACGGAGCAGCAGACCGACAGAAGAACAGGACGACAGCTGCTCACAG